The DNA window tgaaatgtgtgaaatgtgtgtagtgtgtgaaatgtgtgtagtgtgtgaagtgtgtgaagtgtgtgtaatgcgggaaatgtgtgaaatttgtgtagtgtgtgaaacgtgtgtaatttgtgcattgTGTGAAATGcgtatagtgtgtgaaatgtgtgtaatgcgggaaatgtgtgaaacttgtgtagtgtgtgaagtgtgtgaaatgtgtgtagtgtgtgaaatttgtgaaatttttgtagtgtgtgaagtgtgtgtagtgtgtgtagtgtgtgaattgcatgcatgtagtgtgtgtagtgtgtatagtgtgtgaaacgtgtgaaatgtgtgtagtagGTAGTGAAGCTATCTAATTTTATGACTATTTGTAATtccaattttctacttttgatatataattcaaataatGGAATTGTAAAAtttggaattataattcaattccaattctatacatttttgtgataccaaccaatgaaattaaaattgaagacttcaattccaattccatagCTCCAATTCCATATTCCCAAACATACCCTTAGTGCTTTTAGTTcaacttttaaaataaaaaataccatTATTGCAAAATATAGCTTTGAAACCAACTACTACAGTATATCGGAATGAAATTGAGTAGTACCATGAGCTAAATTATTAGTACTATCGTTTATCAGAACGCCGAggtattattaataataataagagtCATAACAATAATAGCTCTTgatataaaatcataaaaactgTATAATGAAAGTGATGATGTGATTAttttaaaagttaaaataaGTAAAGGATAACGGCGATTGGGACCTGTTTAGCAGTTAAAGGTCCACATCGCAAATCTAATCTGATTACACAACATATATTTTACAAGTGCTTAAGTCCAACTTAGGTAAATTGAGAAATAATGATTTCAAGTTGATGAAAAACGGGATTTTCTTAGGTTATTGTTGGCCTTTCGTTTTAAACTATGATTCCTATCAAATTTTGCATATGCAGTTATgcacttagagcatccgcagtggtgaGTGGACacccgtccgtccgtgccaacggcgcGGCACCAcctgctcgccgctgcgctcttgtcgctggcgcggcgctgctcaatgcatcgagcacgtctgggccagcgagcagctgacgtggcgcgttctgattggccaatgACATTTCCGTtcgaaatttatttttttaaaaatcgaaaataataccaaaaaaaaaatatcagattcccaaaaatatgaccatttttttaccgtttttctggaatttttttgatttttttattcccaaaatcatctataaatacacattaatcatccatttttcacatcaaattatctaccattcatctctcattcatatgtaatttttaatttttaggattttatttatgtactttttattttttttgtaatttgtaatagatttcggatatttttaatgcattttaattttgtggaaatgtttttatttaaattgaataatagaatggtgggacccttgagcttgtccttgcggaagagcacggatgtgggtattgtgctcttgcttaagagcatggagtaaaagtgggtccgagcTCACATCCGTACTCGTtagcaagagcacggatgggaaTGCTTTTATGTTGGATTTGTTGGACCACTTAACAGCAAGAATCTCTTCGAGTTTGGCATTTTTAATCATCAACCTTATTTTAATacgtactactactactaataataataatatgtcaAAGTGTGTGTAGCCCGTAGGGGCGTaacgcagttggcaacggaggggcagatcttgctgcaatatGTCAAAGTGttaatcaattcacatttaACGCTTGTATTGTAATTTATCAGCCACAGTTGCTGCCCCATCTATTTGAATGTTCCACCTCAaagacattttttttctttcaaaaatgataaatttgGCTGTTTTGTTACTAGTAATATGCAAAGAAAATTTTATTCGGAAAAGGAATTGATAgcgtagagagagaaagagatgctGACATATCCgatgtttaacaaaaataaaataaaataaaataaaggtgTTGTTTGGTTGACATGAGTAATTGTTATATTCATCTTGGAtaagttatgagattattttagttagaggAGATTGTTATGATTTATTATCATAAGATTactcatctaggattaagttatgagatttaatcttataaactaaatataatacaatacaatacatatttaatcatgagttACAATCTTGCAAATCGAACTTTTCAAAAAGTGTCGTTCGGTTGCCTTGACAAATTATCATGGAaaatccatctaagattaatttgtaattgtttTAGTTGGAGAGAGgtaattatgattaattatcacataattatTCATTTAAGATTAAGTTATGAGATTAAATCTTTTGAATCAAacacaatacatatttaattctAAAATATAATCTTACAAATCGAACTGTACTAAAAAGTACAAGGTGGAATAATCAGATTAGTTGGAATGATCATTTTTTGCCATATAAATATGCTCCAACCCCGTTCTTTTCAGGATTCCATCACCTCATTAACTCCTACTATAtttgttccatagtagtgaaaGCGTTTCTTTTCAAcacgcgatttaagaaaaatcacgttaagtgaattaagtaaaagaaaaataaagtaggaaatgaaaaaggtagatagatgaagagagagtaaattaaGTGAGAAAAAATGTATTGACTTCTACCGAAAAGgtaaatgactctactactttaccatggaacgtaccaaaatgacaaaataattccaCAACTCCGtattatggaacggatggagtatttattacAATCATAGTACAATTTACAGAGtactatttaaattaatattcccTCTATTTCCTGAAAATGAAACttaccctaaaccctaaaccctaaaaattggtaaagtaagagaaatgaagagaaaaataagtaaagtaagaaaaaataagagaaaaaataatagaattagtgttagtggattgcgAGATCGATTTTCTAaaatggagaaattctattttagggaaatgaagaaataaaagaatttctatttttaaaaatgaagcGATTAATTTTTTATGGGGCGAAGTAgtacattatttatatatttaatcctTCTATGTTAGAACCAAGTCAATTTGACTTTGAACACTTCCAGAATATTATAAGTATAAATAGTTTAAATGTACTTTCTTTAAGTATTTGTTGTGTGGTTTAGGGATTAGGATTTAGCCTCAAAATCCATATTTAGCCTCAAAACGGTgtggtacattaaaaaaaaggtaaagaAGAGTTAACCAACAGGAGTTATCGAGGGATGAAATGAGATGAgggaatatattatttttttcaaacatGGATTGTCTCAATTGCACAGTTAGGCCTTTGTTCAGACATATAATGCACACCATGAATAGCAGCTGAAACTATCATAACCTTTATACGACGTCGTGCCATGATTCCTTCCCGCCTGCATAAAGAAAACCAGAAGCCATTTTTTCAACTAACACATCAAAGATTTGCATAAACGACGGCCAATTCATTCTTTAGCATTTGTTTCAAAATTGTATGCGAGTTGATTCTTTATTAAATTGATTTCAGAGCATCCTATTTCTGATGTCGAAGTAGCCTTCTGAATGCCCTTTATCTTCCTTATTTAGCATctttaaacacacacacacacatactgaAATCGTTTTCTTAAGTGAGGCTGCGAGGGTAgccaaaaaaacaaatatgttAAAGACATAGGTGAGAAAAGAGACCTCGTTAAAGGGCCATTTCCCTCTGTAATTCAGCAAGTTCGTCGTCTTCATCTTCAACTTTGTTTGCTGGTTGCCTTCCAGCAGGCACTCGAATGGGGGCAGCAGGGGCTGTCGTTGCAGGTTGCAGAAGCTGTTCCTCCAGCTCAGCTCCTTCGAGTTCTTCAAGCTCAGCCTCCAATTCATCCTGcagaataaattaataaaaatgagaccTCTTCCCAAATTAGAAACTACGAAAAGAGGATAACTAGGGAAATACCTCATCAAAATCAGCTGCTGCACCAATTGGTGCCGACAATGCTTCTTGaatttgtttcatattttcAGTCTGCTCGTTGATCTCATCCATCGTTTTGTCAACATCATCGATATTCCTAGACAAACAGAATACAGAACTTAAGTGAAAATGACAACTCTACATGCTTGAGGCCAAGATGTTTATTCAAGGTCTGTCCAAGCAAATCACTTGAACTAAATTCCaatcaaataatatattttttcaatattctttttctttctctccctTGTTCTAAAATTCACAGTAGAGAGAGACCTTATATTTCGATTACGTGGGTGTTGTATCTACGAACAATTTCAACCTATATAGTCCCAATCGAATTTGCAATCAGTACACTTACGTGGCCTTCTGCATGGCTTTCATAGCAGCAGCTCCAGTTCTCAGAGCATCGACAGTTTCTGTTGTAGCTTTTGCTCCCTCTAGCATTATCATCTGCAATAAAGGTGCATTACTGTTTTAAATCGACTAAAGAGAGCACCATAGCTGCAGGCAAATAGAATACATGAAATCATATTAAGAGCACCTGATCATGAATGCGTAACTGAAAATTCCCCAGCTGCTCTATTTGTTGCTCGTAAAGCCTTTTCCTTTTCAAACATTGTATAGCAGCTATAGACAAAGTACAATAGAataataaatagtactactataagcATAATTTAGGAAAAACTTCAGGTACTATATGGCAAAGAAAAACCTCCATAATAAATATTTACGTCCTGATAGTCTAAAATGTATAACCACCccccctcccccctcccaccaccaccaccacacaCTGAACGAAAAGGGATTGCTGCTGAAAGAATAGGTATCTAAAATAAGGTTAGATTATGATATTGAAAGCAAACGATTGTACCTGGGCTTTATAACGAATTACAGataaaaaatcaaactttcaattatttctctcaAACGTTGGCTAAGTAGGAGTATTTAAAGTTGGCTGCCTCTTTAAACGTATAATCAACAAAGAAGGGGGCTCAACCTTTTGCCAAAATTA is part of the Salvia splendens isolate huo1 chromosome 6, SspV2, whole genome shotgun sequence genome and encodes:
- the LOC121807020 gene encoding vacuolar protein sorting-associated protein 32 homolog 2-like, with the translated sequence MFTRIFGKPKQETNALATLDKLNETLEMLEKKEKVLLKKAAGEVEKAKEFTKAKNKRAAIQCLKRKRLYEQQIEQLGNFQLRIHDQMIMLEGAKATTETVDALRTGAAAMKAMQKATNIDDVDKTMDEINEQTENMKQIQEALSAPIGAAADFDEDELEAELEELEGAELEEQLLQPATTAPAAPIRVPAGRQPANKVEDEDDELAELQREMAL